A section of the Melopsittacus undulatus isolate bMelUnd1 chromosome 3, bMelUnd1.mat.Z, whole genome shotgun sequence genome encodes:
- the VGLL2 gene encoding transcription cofactor vestigial-like protein 2 isoform X2, producing MSCLDVMYQVYGPPQPYFAAAYSPYPQKFAFYSKMQEAPESGSSAGASSSFSSHPAASIKEEDCSPEKERPPEAEYINSRCVLFTYFQGDISTVVDEHFSRALSQPSSFSLGSAKAARNAGSWRARRYSFCGGSLLS from the exons ATGAGCTGTCTGGATGTTATGTACCAGGTCTACGGTCCTCCCCAGCCCTACTTCGCAGCAGCCTACAGCCCCTATCCCCAG AAGTTCGCCTTTTACTCCAAAATGCAAGAAGCCCCGGAGAGCGGCAGCAGCGCCGGCgccagcagctccttctccagccACCCCGCGGCCAGCATCAAGGAGGAGGACTGCAGCCCCGAGAAGGAGCGACCCCCGGAGGCCGAGTACATCAACTCTCGCTGTGTCCTCTTCACCTACTTCCAGGGGGACATCAGCACCGTGGTGGACGAGCACTTCAGCAGGGCGCTCAGCCAACCCAGTAGCTTCTCTCTCGGCAGCGCAAAGGCAGCGCGGAACGCCGGCTCCTGGCGGG CTCGCCGTTACTCCTTCTGTGGTGGATCCCTTCTGAGCTGA
- the VGLL2 gene encoding transcription cofactor vestigial-like protein 2 isoform X1 codes for MSCLDVMYQVYGPPQPYFAAAYSPYPQKFAFYSKMQEAPESGSSAGASSSFSSHPAASIKEEDCSPEKERPPEAEYINSRCVLFTYFQGDISTVVDEHFSRALSQPSSFSLGSAKAARNAGSWRDGSFPMSQRIFPPSFWNSTYQPSSVPATLSSPLAAAAHSELPFTAAADPYAPASLHGHLHQGSPEPWHHAHHHHHHQHHHHPYIGTQSTAYPRPATMHEVYGPHFDPRYGSLLVPTASVRPHRLTPGSVPTPVSPPCELGKSEAGPAAAWTTPGPFPNAAGEMAQSLSLNVDTARRYSFCGGSLLS; via the exons ATGAGCTGTCTGGATGTTATGTACCAGGTCTACGGTCCTCCCCAGCCCTACTTCGCAGCAGCCTACAGCCCCTATCCCCAG AAGTTCGCCTTTTACTCCAAAATGCAAGAAGCCCCGGAGAGCGGCAGCAGCGCCGGCgccagcagctccttctccagccACCCCGCGGCCAGCATCAAGGAGGAGGACTGCAGCCCCGAGAAGGAGCGACCCCCGGAGGCCGAGTACATCAACTCTCGCTGTGTCCTCTTCACCTACTTCCAGGGGGACATCAGCACCGTGGTGGACGAGCACTTCAGCAGGGCGCTCAGCCAACCCAGTAGCTTCTCTCTCGGCAGCGCAAAGGCAGCGCGGAACGCCGGCTCCTGGCGGG ATGGCTCCTTCCCAATGAGCCAGCGCATCTTCCCACCATCCTTCTGGAACAGCACGTACCAGCCCTCCTCGGTCCCGGCCACCCTGAGCAGCCCCCTGGCCGCTGCTGCTCACAGCGAGCTGCCCTTCACTGCCGCTGCAGACCCCTACGCACCCGCCTCCCTGCATGGTCACCTGCACCAGGGCAGCCCGGAGCCCTGGCACCACgctcaccatcaccaccaccaccagcatcaccaccacCCCTACATCGGCACACAGAGCACCGCCTACCCCCGCCCTGCCACCATGCACGAGGTCTACGGGCCCCACTTCGACCCCCGCTATGGCTCACTCCTGGTGCCCACCGCATCTGTCCGTCCCCACCGCCTCACCCCTGGCTCCGTGCCCACGCCGGTCAGCCCCCCCTGTGAACTGGGAAAGAGTGAGGCAggacctgctgctgcctggacGACACCAGGACCCTTCCCCAATGCAGCGGGGGAAATGGCACAGAGCCTCAGCCTCAATGTAGACACAG CTCGCCGTTACTCCTTCTGTGGTGGATCCCTTCTGAGCTGA